Proteins from one Mycobacterium sp. EPa45 genomic window:
- a CDS encoding 3'(2'),5'-bisphosphate nucleotidase CysQ: MSMTDAALAADLAEEAGRLLLSVRDEVGFNFPPALGDAGDVRANALILRRLRAERPDDAVLSEEAYDDLKRLQADRVWIIDPLDGTREFSMPRRADWAVHVALWQRTGGPDGRITDAAVALPAIGEVHRSDTVTAPPPAPPGPIRITASSNRPPAVLWRLRDRLDIEFLRIGSAGAKAMAVVRGDADAYIHAGGQWEWDSAAPAGVVQAAGLHATRIDGSPLRYNQPDPYLPDLLMCRSEVADLLLDAMWLAS, from the coding sequence ATGAGCATGACCGACGCCGCGCTGGCTGCCGACCTCGCCGAGGAGGCCGGCCGGCTGCTGCTGTCGGTGCGTGACGAGGTCGGGTTCAATTTCCCGCCGGCCCTGGGCGATGCCGGCGACGTGCGCGCCAATGCTCTGATCCTGCGCCGGCTGCGCGCCGAGCGGCCCGATGACGCCGTGCTCTCCGAAGAGGCCTACGACGACCTGAAGCGACTCCAGGCCGACCGGGTGTGGATCATCGACCCGCTGGACGGCACCCGCGAGTTCTCGATGCCGCGCCGGGCGGACTGGGCCGTCCACGTCGCGTTGTGGCAGCGCACCGGTGGACCCGACGGCAGAATCACCGACGCCGCCGTCGCGCTGCCTGCGATAGGCGAGGTGCATCGGTCGGACACCGTCACCGCCCCTCCGCCGGCGCCACCCGGACCGATCCGCATCACGGCAAGTTCCAATCGGCCGCCCGCAGTGCTGTGGCGGCTGCGGGATCGCCTCGACATCGAGTTCCTCCGGATCGGGTCGGCCGGCGCCAAGGCGATGGCAGTGGTGCGCGGCGACGCCGACGCCTACATCCACGCCGGCGGCCAGTGGGAGTGGGACTCGGCCGCCCCGGCCGGGGTGGTGCAGGCCGCGGGTCTGCACGCCACCCGGATCGACGGGTCGCCGCTGCGCTACAACCAGCCCGACCCGTACCTGCCCGACCTGTTGATGTGCCGGTCCGAGGTGGCCGATCTGCTGCTTGATGCCATGTGGCTGGCGAGCTAG
- the mshC gene encoding cysteine--1-D-myo-inosityl 2-amino-2-deoxy-alpha-D-glucopyranoside ligase, whose translation MQSWPAVDIPQLPGRGPALRLYDTADRQVRPTSPGDTATMYVCGITPYDATHLGHAATYLAFDLVYRIWLDGGHRVHYVQNITDVDDPLFERANRDGVDWRELGAREIQLFREDMTALRVLPPHDYVAATDTIGEVVELVEKMLASGAAYVVDDAEYPDIYYRADATTQFGYESGYDHDTMTRLFAERGGDPDRPGKADPLDALLWRAARPDEPSWPAPFGPGRPGWHVECAAIALNRIGFGFDVQGGGSDLIFPHHEFSAAHAECVVGERRFARHYVHAGMIGWDGHKMSKSRGNLVLVSRLREQGVDPAAIRLGLLAGHYRSDRSWSAAVLDEASTRLHRWRGAVALPAGPDAGDVIGRLRQYLADDLDTPKALAAVDGWVTDALEYGGHDDAAPAAVAAAVDALLGVPL comes from the coding sequence ATGCAGTCCTGGCCGGCCGTCGACATCCCGCAGCTGCCCGGCCGTGGGCCCGCCCTGCGGTTGTATGACACCGCCGACCGTCAGGTCCGCCCGACGTCGCCGGGGGACACCGCGACGATGTACGTCTGTGGCATCACGCCGTACGACGCGACGCACCTGGGCCATGCCGCGACCTACCTGGCATTCGATCTCGTGTACCGGATCTGGCTGGACGGCGGACATCGGGTGCACTACGTGCAGAACATCACCGACGTCGACGACCCGCTGTTCGAGCGGGCCAACCGGGACGGGGTCGACTGGCGCGAACTGGGCGCCAGGGAGATCCAGCTGTTCCGCGAGGACATGACGGCCTTGCGGGTGCTGCCGCCGCACGACTATGTCGCCGCCACCGACACCATCGGCGAGGTCGTCGAGCTGGTTGAGAAGATGCTGGCGTCCGGGGCTGCCTATGTGGTCGACGACGCCGAGTACCCCGACATCTACTACCGCGCCGACGCGACCACCCAGTTCGGCTACGAGTCGGGCTACGACCACGACACGATGACGCGGCTGTTCGCCGAGCGCGGTGGCGACCCGGATCGGCCCGGCAAGGCCGATCCGCTCGACGCACTGCTGTGGCGGGCCGCCCGGCCCGACGAGCCCAGCTGGCCCGCGCCGTTCGGACCTGGGCGGCCCGGGTGGCATGTCGAATGTGCGGCGATTGCCTTGAATCGCATCGGCTTTGGTTTCGACGTGCAAGGCGGCGGCAGCGACCTGATCTTTCCGCATCACGAGTTCTCTGCCGCCCATGCCGAATGTGTGGTGGGGGAGCGTAGGTTCGCGCGGCACTACGTGCACGCGGGGATGATCGGCTGGGACGGGCACAAGATGTCCAAGAGCCGGGGCAATCTGGTTTTGGTGTCCCGGCTGCGTGAGCAGGGTGTGGATCCGGCCGCCATCCGGCTCGGCCTGCTCGCCGGGCACTATCGCAGCGACCGGTCGTGGAGCGCCGCGGTGCTCGACGAGGCCAGCACCCGGCTACATCGGTGGCGCGGCGCCGTCGCACTACCCGCCGGTCCGGATGCCGGCGACGTCATCGGCCGGCTGCGCCAGTACCTGGCCGACGACCTGGACACCCCCAAAGCGCTTGCTGCCGTTGATGGTTGGGTCACCGACGCGTTGGAGTACGGCGGCCACGACGACGCGGCGCCCGCCGCGGTCGCGGCCGCGGTCGACGCGCTGTTGGGTGTGCCGCTCTAG